A single window of Senegalia massiliensis DNA harbors:
- a CDS encoding tryptophan-rich sensory protein — MKSWIKAFVIITYIAMIAVNALANIIPINGITTGEVSNLYENLFTPSSITFSIWGVIYFLLALFTLYQAGLFRNNDKHAKLLNNIGILFSISSIANMLWIFAWHYKVLSLSVILMTIILISLIFIVTKIKNTNLNSKEKFFISIPFSIYFGWITVATIANITAFLVKINWDRFGLSEIFWAITIIIIGAIIGIITIIKNKDYVYGAVIIWAYIGILIKHLSENGFDRVYPSVIITVIISIIIVLIVNIFVFLKLIKH, encoded by the coding sequence ATGAAATCTTGGATAAAAGCATTTGTAATTATAACATATATAGCTATGATAGCAGTAAATGCACTTGCAAATATTATTCCTATAAATGGAATTACTACAGGTGAAGTGTCTAATTTATATGAAAATTTATTCACTCCAAGTAGTATTACATTTTCTATATGGGGAGTAATATATTTTTTACTTGCACTTTTTACACTCTATCAAGCAGGATTATTTAGAAATAATGACAAACATGCAAAACTTTTAAATAATATTGGAATACTATTTTCCATATCTTCAATTGCTAATATGTTATGGATATTTGCTTGGCATTATAAAGTGTTAAGCTTATCTGTAATTCTTATGACTATAATTCTCATTAGTTTAATTTTTATAGTTACAAAAATTAAAAATACTAATTTAAACTCTAAAGAAAAATTCTTTATAAGTATTCCCTTTAGTATTTATTTTGGCTGGATTACTGTTGCAACTATTGCAAATATAACTGCTTTTCTTGTGAAAATTAATTGGGATAGATTTGGACTCTCAGAAATTTTCTGGGCTATTACAATTATTATAATAGGAGCTATTATTGGAATTATAACTATTATAAAAAATAAGGACTATGTATATGGAGCTGTAATAATATGGGCATATATTGGTATACTCATTAAACATTTATCTGAAAATGGATTTGATAGAGTGTATCCTTCAGTTATTATAACAGTAATAATATCTATAATAATAGTATTAATTGTAAATATATTTGTATTTTTAAAATTAATAAAACATTAA